A part of Drosophila ananassae strain 14024-0371.13 chromosome 2R, ASM1763931v2, whole genome shotgun sequence genomic DNA contains:
- the LOC6506880 gene encoding upstream activation factor subunit spp27 yields MSDISSEDLRREIQAVLKDADLSTISAKRVREQVEGKLNCSLLNRKKEFDKIVMEVINEQQDEEDDEDDDDGKDPDADPDDESEQSEEEDPSSSEEESQKKKKPGPKKRPQPTKHKAPKKKRKSLNADDSGTESDAGSDSDYEVVKKPAAKKKAKASGGAGSGSGRKSTGFTRAYNLSPELSALMGAQSLPRHEVVKKVWAIIKERDLYDPKNKQFAICDDELMKVMKIRRFRTFGMLKHLKPHFLD; encoded by the coding sequence ATGTCGGACATCTCCAGCGAGGACCTGCGCCGCGAGATCCAGGCGGTGCTGAAGGACGCCGACCTGTCCACCATTTCCGCTAAGCGAGTGCGCGAGCAGGTGGAGGGCAAGCTCAACTGCTCCCTGCTGAATCGAAAGAAGGAGTTCGACAAGATCGTCATGGAGGTGATCAACGAGCAGCAGGACGAGGAAGACGACGAGGACGATGACGACGGCAAGGACCCCGATGCCGATCCCGATGATGAGAGCGAGCAGAGCGAGGAGGAAGACCCCAGCAGCAGTGAGGAGGAGTcccagaagaagaagaagccgGGTCCTAAGAAGCGACCCCAGCCCACCAAGCACAAGGCGCCGAAGAAGAAGCGTAAGAGCTTGAACGCCGACGATTCCGGTACCGAAAGCGATGCCGGATCCGATTCCGACTACGAAGTTGTGAAGAAGCCGGCCGCCAAAAAGAAGGCCAAGGCCTCGGGCGGCGCCGGAAGTGGTAGCGGCAGGAAGAGCACCGGCTTCACACGAGCCTACAACCTGTCGCCGGAGCTGAGCGCCTTGATGGGCGCCCAGTCGCTGCCGCGACACGAGGTGGTCAAGAAGGTGTGGGCCATCATCAAGGAGCGCGATCTGTACGACCCGAAGAACAAGCAGTTCGCCATTTGCGACGATGAGCTCATGAAGGTGATGAAGATCCGCCGCTTCCGCACCTTCGGCATGCTGAAGCACCTGAAGCCGCACTTCCTCGACTAA
- the LOC6506881 gene encoding autophagy-related protein 2 homolog A: MSWFNPWDGLKTKMCRYLLQRYLGQFFENNLNLEQLKVDLYNGKALVEDIYLKVDAFNDLFEDQGWAFEVVSGHIGCLTVVVPWNALMTNDSSLEISNLTITLRPVTRFQSGTTMLESMWSSVSSSMQMAEECMKQQDDDVPFLNHNNALIGLEKFAETIDNVLNRIRAKLTNTTLNIEYLLPRSDRKLVLSFQANHVDYVNKTGYEMPTSISVDPEADEDPNNSFNALPMIAKHNLVIEGLSLHTSEALDAMGHRYEPTPYEQLCKIVELKGAQNIQINIKQTENIVGPKVSLELSLDDIYFMLTPRQIHLLVELSKGFNTGDGQQERPKKQSRSLKSHSGSEFQAQQQQPTRMTGILGQNADWSTGLNEPEPSEYSGYGNAPRSLYSRSRKMSESNTSMVTSCTNTLQQELGYTEKSGEILKFKVQISKLYGVALHNDILIQNTANIDSWSTVFDHASYVRYSETARGFFMGTVLENELPLADQKYLLLRAAPILVSGSQQRFFQELTSRTTLSATAVDFCEVLDGVKEYLLRFDRQRNCPDGYHIRPEIVLTQSSISMFKQNHNRSTNKIECLLDECTAELDVSIYDRLSALFGSSPFAGDTNKPDCYPEDPSQTEVSVKCDNLRLHLRFPVIDGREANDPQKIPWWCKNVRRDFLALEFRGLVVSSRSQISIVAEELDAFYCDADKQSAAHLLKCQQTQKKIQIDVLQLKESNNGQGDAQRKPLRKSPFSSKCTFGYTSHVEGLDGGVEKTDAFLPGETEEINEFCDSCTQSSKLKIFAFVPQVKVVLESKAMYELIYNRLNCDLFMWEPRSPHYSSEASARKDSSSESQPEEEEEEDEDQFRRNLLLSTSTMESSIYFSMAEPTTPAPAAAPSPKVSSEAFSFELFVEEGSLILFSHLLDPESQQRGKECGKFQVNLKELRLFTVNGLDNDQNRSFFCIQLGEIEAMHCGNTLQDLALAWSDLPDDNLLLTIHNFPRVEGRKRSEVLSLVAEIKKQPEQRIKRMKMSFGISGAILRHHSCHSEHSWLNQLMDFIDVADYPIEEYEPFALVSELQLHVWNAGIDYRPKFFPQRAFLDLGYCTLSSNIISSMSGCTLRVLAEDCILQLGAVNEASADCLIPVLNLGLLNISFRLNEEGKGQPRVDLRLSIHDMHLKTCYDSAAALAQLIAYVANDRDLTGLEEAQANEETKLSEPKQNDDHEVSDLTQNHVNKLMAEAVQDVDCSSLNPRLGNPLGGREEGIEIFYFPDEPKEKKKSTPAKIQTTSLMAESPSVIGDILDFESNVIMKSYYQQSQMEHDISLGTQVQQELGSLDLANASLEERGFDVIHDEEISRMDKFGIKQIFVSEEPLQIVDNHFCLPHEKVDLLRPPANFPVAESSYTLCEMTFTWHLYGGRDFPEQAPQRSPAPSGSGMSDTYKYGVSQAQEQDKQERKGAKRGLPKEPKGSKRNLEVLVEMQLSKIRFSYETYPVTSMYSSRQVLLVSEIEIRDRLRSSDINKFLYHPTGNNLSHKPDENMVIVKALNVRPNPQKSSDEECSLRVSILPIKLNIDQDTLLFLEDFFSGIFKNSAGAGGGASKAEGSSSAASDMPVMSVSKLPEDFEDELPDSEVKEMVERNLNVLIEEHSLEAEPELEEESGGGAEAPPTFFREVIFSPALPICFDYHGRRIELSRGPVTGLIMGLAQLQGSGICLREIVNRRGILGWGKLCEFLAKEWLKDIKRNQLPNILSGIGPTNAVLQLFQGVYDLFRLPIEQYNKDGRIIRGFQLGAQSFTARTALAALEITSRIIHLLQFTAETTFDMLSAGPSLKKRKAGRQGKRRRQGRPKDLREGVANAYTIVREGINESANTLIEAAITEHDQKGYSGAVGAVVRQIPQLVVCPAVLATQATTNILGGAKSSLVPEAKLEARDKWKQEIH; the protein is encoded by the coding sequence ATGTCGTGGTTTAATCCGTGGGACGGGCTGAAGACCAAAATGTGTCGCTACCTGCTGCAGCGATACCTGGGCCAGTTCTTCGAGAATAACCTGAACTTAGAGCAGCTGAAGGTGGACCTGTACAATGGCAAGGCCCTGGTGGAGGACATTTACCTCAAGGTCGACGCCTTCAACGATCTGTTCGAGGACCAGGGCTGGGCCTTCGAGGTGGTATCGGGTCATATCGGCTGCCTCACAGTCGTGGTCCCCTGGAACGCTTTGATGACAAACGACAGCAGCCTGGAGATCTCCAACCTGACCATAACACTGCGCCCGGTCACACGCTTTCAGAGCGGCACCACCATGCTGGAGTCCATGTGGTCGTCCGTCAGCAGCTCGATGCAAATGGCCGAGGAGTGCATGAAGCAGCAGGACGACGACGTGCCCTTCCTCAACCACAACAACGCCCTGATTGGCCTGGAGAAGTTTGCCGAGACTATCGACAATGTCCTGAACAGGATACGCGCCAAGCTGACCAACACAACGCTGAATATAGAGTACCTGCTGCCCAGATCCGACCGCAAGCTGGTCCTCTCCTTCCAAGCCAACCACGTGGACTACGTGAACAAAACGGGCTACGAAATGCCAACCTCCATTTCAGTAGATCCCGAGGCCGACGAGGATCCCAATAACTCCTTCAACGCCCTGCCAATGATAGCTAAGCACAATCTGGTGATCGAGGGCCTGAGCCTGCACACCTCCGAGGCCCTCGATGCAATGGGCCACCGGTACGAGCCCACGCCCTACGAGCAGCTCTGCAAAATTGTGGAGCTGAAGGGCGCCCAGAACATTCAGATCAACATCAAGCAAACGGAGAACATAGTGGGGCCCAAGGTCAGTCTGGAACTGAGCCTGGACGACATCTACTTCATGCTCACCCCCCGCCAAATACACCTGCTCGTCGAGCTCTCCAAAGGCTTCAACACCGGTGACGGCCAGCAGGAGCGGCCAAAGAAGCAGAGTCGAAGCTTGAAATCCCACTCGGGCAGCGAGTTCCAggcccagcaacagcagcccaCTAGGATGACGGGCATCCTGGGCCAGAATGCGGACTGGTCCACGGGTCTGAATGAGCCGGAACCCTCGGAATACTCGGGCTATGGCAACGCCCCCCGGAGCCTGTACTCCCGAAGTCGAAAGATGAGCGAGTCCAACACCAGCATGGTGACCTCCTGCACCAATACGCTTCAGCAGGAGCTGGGCTACACGGAAAAGTCCGGCGAGATACTCAAGTTTAAGGTGCAGATCTCGAAGCTGTACGGCGTGGCGTTGCACAACGACATCCTGATCCAAAACACCGCGAATATCGACAGCTGGAGCACTGTCTTTGATCACGCCAGCTACGTACGCTACTCTGAAACGGCCAGAGGCTTCTTCATGGGCACCGTGCTGGAGAACGAACTGCCGCTGGCGGATCAGAAGTACCTGTTGCTGAGAGCGGCTCCCATACTGGTGAGCGGGAGCCAGCAGCGCTTCTTCCAGGAGCTCACCTCTCGGACTACGCTCTCGGCAACTGCCGTGGATTTCTGTGAAGTCCTCGACGGCGTCAAGGAGTACCTGTTGCGATTCGATCGCCAAAGAAACTGCCCGGATGGCTACCACATCCGCCCGGAGATCGTGCTCACCCAGAGCTCCATCTCTATGTTCAAACAGAATCACAATCGCAGCACAAACAAAATCGAGTGCCTCTTGGACGAGTGCACCGCGGAGCTAGATGTCTCCATTTACGATCGGCTGAGTGCACTCTTTGGCAGCTCGCCCTTCGCCGGGGACACCAATAAGCCGGACTGCTATCCGGAGGATCCCAGCCAAACGGAAGTGAGTGTCAAGTGCGATAACTTGCGGCTCCACTTACGGTTCCCGGTGATCGACGGGCGAGAAGCGAACGACCCGCAGAAGATTCCCTGGTGGTGCAAGAATGTGCGCCGGGATTTCTTAGCTCTGGAATTCCGTGGGCTGGTGGTCAGCTCTAGATCTCAGATCAGCATCGTGGCGGAGGAACTGGATGCGTTTTACTGTGATGCGGACAAGCAGAGCGCCGCGCACCTGCTGAAGTGCCAGCAGACCCAGAAGAAGATCCAAATCGATGTGCTCCAGCTGAAGGAGTCCAACAACGGGCAAGGCGATGCCCAGCGTAAGCCACTGCGGAAGTCTCCCTTCAGCTCCAAATGTACCTTCGGCTACACCTCCCATGTGGAGGGCCTTGACGGGGGCGTGGAGAAAACGGATGCCTTCTTGCCGGGTGAAACGGAGGAGATCAACGAGTTCTGCGACAGCTGCACCCAATCCTCCAAGCTGAAGATCTTCGCCTTTGTGCCGCAGGTCAAGGTGGTGCTGGAGTCGAAGGCCATGTACGAGCTGATCTACAATCGCCTGAACTGCGATCTCTTCATGTGGGAGCCGCGTTCCCCGCACTACAGTAGTGAGGCCTCGGCGCGCAAGGACTCGAGCTCGGAGTCTCagccggaggaggaggaggaggaggacgaagACCAGTTCCGCCGCAATCTGCTGCTGAGCACCAGCACCATGGAGAGCAGCATATACTTCTCCATGGCAGAGCCGACAACGCCTGCTCCGGCAGCTGCTCCCAGCCCGAAGGTGAGCAGCGAAGCCTTCTCCTTCGAGCTGTTCGTCGAGGAAGGTTCGCTGATCCTGTTCTCGCACTTGCTGGACCCGGAGAGCCAGCAACGCGGCAAGGAGTGCGGCAAGTTCCAGGTGAACCTCAAGGAGCTGCGCCTGTTTACGGTGAACGGCTTGGACAACGACCAGAACCGGAGCTTCTTTTGCATTCAGTTGGGCGAAATAGAAGCGATGCACTGCGGCAACACTCTCCAGGATTTGGCCCTGGCCTGGAGCGACCTGCCGGACGATAACTTGCTGCTCACGATCCACAATTTTCCGCGGGTGGAGGGCAGGAAGCGCTCGGAGGTTCTTTCCCTGGTGGCGGAGATCAAAAAGCAGCCGGAGCAGCGCATCAAGCGGATGAAGATGTCCTTCGGCATCAGTGGCGCCATCCTGCGGCACCACTCCTGCCACTCGGAGCACAGCTGGTTGAACCAACTGATGGACTTCATCGACGTGGCCGACTACCCCATCGAGGAGTACGAGCCGTTCGCCCTTGTCTCCGAGTTGCAGCTGCACGTCTGGAACGCCGGTATCGACTATCGTCCCAAGTTCTTCCCACAGCGCGCCTTCCTGGACCTCGGATACTGCACGCTGAGTAGCAACATCATCTCCTCGATGAGCGGCTGCACCCTGCGGGTCCTCGCCGAGGACTGTATCCTGCAGCTGGGTGCAGTGAACGAAGCCTCCGCGGATTGCCTTATTCCGGTCCTGAATCTGGGCCTGCTGAACATATCCTTCCGCCTGAACGAGGAGGGCAAGGGGCAGCCGCGAGTGGACCTGCGGCTCTCCATTCACGACATGCACCTGAAGACCTGCTACGACTCGGCAGCCGCTCTGGCTCAGTTGATAGCCTACGTGGCCAACGACCGGGATCTGACGGGTCTCGAGGAAGCCCAGGCGAATGAGGAGACCAAGCTGTCGGAGCCCAAACAGAACGATGACCACGAGGTCAGCGATCTCACCCAGAACCACGTCAACAAGCTGATGGCCGAGGCCGTCCAGGACGTGGACTGTAGTTCTCTCAATCCGCGGCTTGGCAATCCCCTGGGAGGACGCGAGGAGGGCATCGAGATCTTCTACTTCCCGGACGAGCCGAAGGAGAAGAAGAAGTCCACACCGGCCAAAATCCAGACCACATCGCTCATGGCGGAGAGCCCCTCGGTTATCGGCGACATCCTGGACTTTGAGTCGAATGTGATCATGAAGTCCTACTACCAGCAGAGCCAAATGGAGCACGACATCTCGCTGGGCACGCAGGTGCAGCAGGAGCTGGGCTCGCTCGACCTGGCCAACGCATCCCTGGAGGAGCGCGGCTTCGACGTCATCCACGACGAAGAGATCTCCCGAATGGACAAGTTCGGCATCAAGCAGATCTTCGTGTCCGAGGAACCCCTCCAGATCGTCGACAACCACTTTTGTCTGCCGCACGAGAAGGTGGACCTGCTGCGCCCGCCTGCCAACTTTCCGGTGGCCGAGAGCAGCTACACCCTGTGCGAGATGACCTTCACCTGGCACTTGTACGGCGGCAGGGACTTCCCCGAGCAGGCTCCGCAGAGATCGCCGGCGCCCAGTGGCTCCGGCATGTCCGATACGTACAAGTACGGGGTGTCCCAGGCCCAGGAGCAGGATAAGCAGGAGCGAAAGGGTGCTAAGAGGGGCCTGCCCAAGGAACCCAAGGGCTCCAAGCGCAATCTGGAAGTGCTGGTGGAGATGCAGCTCTCCAAGATCCGTTTCTCCTACGAGACTTATCCCGTGACCTCCATGTACTCCTCGCGGCAGGTGCTCCTCGTTTCGGAGATAGAGATCCGGGACAGACTGCGCTCCTCGGACATCAACAAGTTCCTGTACCATCCGACGGGCAACAATCTCTCCCACAAGCCGGATGAGAACATGGTGATAGTGAAGGCTCTGAATGTGCGCCCCAATCCGCAGAAGAGCTCGGATGAGGAGTGCTCCCTGAGGGTCTCCATTCTGCCCATCAAGCTGAACATTGACCAGGACACTCTGCTCTTCCTGGAGGACTTCTTTTCGGGTATCTTCAAGAACTCGGCCGGTGCTGGAGGCGGTGCCTCCAAAGCGGAGGGCAGCAGCTCAGCCGCTAGTGATATGCCTGTGATGTCGGTAAGCAAATTACCGGAAGACTTCGAAGACGAACTGCCTGATTCGGAGGTCAAGGAGATGGTGGAGAGGAATCTGAATGTGCTCATCGAAGAGCACAGCCTGGAAGCGGAGCCGGAACTGGAGGAGGAATCGGGCGGCGGAGCGGAGGCCCCGCCCACCTTCTTCCGCGAGGTGATCTTCAGTCCGGCCCTGCCCATTTGCTTCGATTACCACGGGCGCCGGATCGAACTGTCACGCGGTCCGGTCACCGGATTGATCATGGGATTGGCCCAGCTGCAGGGATCCGGAATCTGTCTGCGGGAAATCGTGAACCGCCGGGGCATCCTCGGATGGGGCAAGCTTTGCGAGTTCCTGGCCAAGGAGTGGCTCAAGGACATCAAGCGCAACCAGCTGCCGAATATACTTAGTGGCATTGGGCCCACCAATGCGGTGCTGCAGCTCTTCCAGGGCGTCTACGATCTCTTCCGGCTGCCCATCGAGCAGTACAATAAGGACGGACGCATTATCCGGGGATTCCAGCTGGGCGCCCAGAGCTTCACCGCCCGAACTGCCTTGGCGGCCCTGGAGATCACCTCTCGGATCATACACCTCCTGCAGTTTACGGCGGAAACCACTTTCGACATGCTCTCCGCCGGTCCGTCGCTGAAGAAACGGAAGGCCGGCCGGCAGGGAAAGCGGCGCCGCCAGGGAAGGCCCAAGGATCTGCGTGAGGGAGTCGCCAACGCCTACACCATAGTCCGGGAGGGAATCAACGAATCAGCCAATACCCTCATAGAAGCTGCCATTACCGAACACGACCAGAAGGGATACAGTGGCGCCGTGGGTGCGGTGGTGCGCCAGATCCCCCAGCTGGTGGTCTGTCCGGCGGTGCTGGCGACCCAGGCCACCACCAACATTCTGGGCGGGGCCAAGAGTTCCCTGGTTCCGGAGGCCAAGCTGGAGGCGCGGGACAAATGGAAGCAGGAGATCCATTAA
- the LOC6506882 gene encoding 28S ribosomal protein S35, mitochondrial translates to MANSLTRFWGQGSLQKHVVQTGLRGFSSQQNPEVEEEEEFRVLSLRTVKQQFQKRREVKKDPVTPPRSNRMAVDQDWTAAWPGPRSFHPASVPLPLRQGFTERGAAAPSKFANAELMKIPNFLHLTPPAIRQQCEALKKFCTPWPKGLETEAKWQRHFPVEVITTDYLQALPTIRNPEARRVTVSLKLSDLKFDAHARDKFLRLVGDRYDKDTDILTFVTDRCPLRKQNYDYALYLLTACYHESFVTEPWEATKSEADMEVYLFGRNKSKLSAEEILNWNAAEGAPKVEPSPSYGQSVEQLINEGENEYNLTKYKEEVKKMLNIASQ, encoded by the exons ATGGCGAATTCCTTGACTCGATTCTGGGGACAGGGATCCCTCCAAAAGCACGTGGTGCAGACCGGATTGCGCGGCTTTTCTAGTCAACAGAACCCTGAAGTCGAGGAAGAAGAAG AGTTCCGAGTGCTGAGCCTGCGGACAGTGAAGCAGCAGTTCCAAAAGCGTCGGGAAGTGAAAAAGGATCCCGTGACACCTCCCCGCTCGAACCGCATGGCCGTGGATCAGGACTGGACGGCAGCATGGCCCGGACCACGGTCATTCCACCCGGCCAGTGTCCCACTGCCGCTGCGACAAGGATTCACAGAGCGCGGGGCAGCTGCGCCCTCGAAATTCGCCAACGCTGAGCTGATGAAGATCCCCAACTTCCTGCATTTGACCCCGCCGGCCATACGGCAGCAGTGCGAGGCCCTCAAGAAGTTCTGCACCCCCTGGCCGAAGGGCCTGGAGACGGAGGCTAAGTGGCAGCGCCATTTTCCAGTGGAGGTGATTACCACCGACTACCTGCAAGCCCTGCCCACAATCAGGAACCCCGAAGCTCGGAGGGTTACCGTTTCTCTAAAGCTCTCCGATCTCAAATTCGATGCCCATGCCAGGGACAAGTTCCTCCGTCTTGTCGGAGATCGCTATGACAAGGATACCGACATCCTCACCTTCGTCACGGATCGTTGTCCTTTAAGGAAGCAGAACTACGACTACGCCCTCTACTTGCTAACAGCCTGCTACCACGAATCCTTTGTGACCGAACCGTGGGAAGCTACCAAGTCGGAGGCTGACATGGAGGTGTACCTTTTCGGGCGGAACAAATCCAAGCTCTCCGCCGAGGAGATCCTGAACTGGAATGCTGCAGAGGGAGCGCCGAAGGTAGAACCTAGTCCCAGTTATGGGCAGAGTGTGGAGCAGCTGATCAACGAGGGCGAGAACGAGTACAACCTGACCAAATACAAGGAGGAAGTCAAGAAAATGTTGAACATTGCCAGTCAGTGA
- the LOC6493113 gene encoding adenosylhomocysteinase-like 1 has translation MNNLADTVVVDPGFGGGDKQQQAGAAPQDASVVVPPPATKQSSALKKTSRYRSRSLSASSTDSFSSASYTGSSEDGDDVPPREKVQKNSRGSSDFCVRNIAAQHAFGRREIEIAEQEMPGIMALRKRAAEDKPLKDAKIVGCTHINAQTAVLIETLVELGASVRWAACNIYSTQNEVAAALAESNIPIFAWRGETEEDFWWCIDRCVNAENWQPNMILDDGGDATHLMLKKYPTMFKLVKGIVEESVTGVHRLYQLSKAGKLTVPAMNVNDSVTKTKFDNLYSCKESILDSLKRSTDVMFGGKQVVVCGYGDVGKGCAQALKGQGCIVYITEIDPICALQASMDGFRVVKLNEVIRNVDIVVTATGNKNVVVREHMDKMKSGCIVCNMGHSNTEIDVNGLRTPDLTWEKVRSQVDHIIWPEGKYIILLAEGRLVNLSCSSIPSFAVSITSATQALALIELFNAPPGRYKSDVYLLPKKMDEYVASLHLPTFDAHLTELSDEQAKYMGLNKAGPFKPNYYRY, from the exons ATGAACAACCTAGCCGACACCGTGGTGGTGGACCCCGGGTTCGGTGGTGGCGacaagcagcagcaggccGGAGCGGCGCCGCAGGATGCCAGCGTTGTGGTGCCCCCGCCGGCCACCAAGCAGTCGTCGGCGCTGAAGAAGACCAGTCGCTACCGCAGCCGGTCGCTGAGCGCCTCCTCGACGGACTCCTTCAGCTCGGCCAGCTACACGGGCAGCAGCGAGGACGGGGACGATGTGCCGCCACGCGAAAAGGTGCAGAAGAACTCGCGCGGCAGCTCCGACTTCTGTGTGCGCAATATCGCCGCCCAGCACGCGTTCGGCCGGCGGGAGATCGAGATCGCCGAGCAGGAGATGCCCGGTATCATGGCCCTGAGGAAGCGGGCGGCGGAGGACAAGCCCCTGAAGGATGCCAAGATTGTGGGCTGCACGCACATCAACGCCCAGACGGCGGTGCTCATCGAGACGCTGGTGGAGCTGGGAGCCAGTGTGCGCTGGGCAGCCTGCAACATCTACTCCACGCAG AACGAAGTGGCTGCCGCCTTGGCCGAGTCCAACATCCCGATCTTCGCCTGGCGCGGCGAGACCGAGGAGGACTTCTGGTGGTGCATCGACCGGTGCGTGAACGCCGAGAACTGGCAGCCCAACATGATCCTGGACGACGGCGGCGATGCCACGCACCTCATGCTGAAGAAGTACCCGACCATGTTCAAGCTGGTCAAGGGCATCGTGGAGGAGAGTGTCACCGGAGTGCATCGCCTGTATCAGCTGTCCAAGGCCGGCAAGCTGACGGTGCCGGCCATGAACGTCAACGACTCGGTGACGAAGACCAAGTTCGACAATCTGTACAGCTGCAAGGAGTCCATTCTGGACAGTCTGAAGCGCTCCACGGATGTCATGTTCGGCGGCAAGCAGGTAGTCGTCTGCGGCTACGGCGATGTGGGCAAGGGCTGTGCCCAGGCCTTGAAAGGGCAG GGCTGCATCGTCTACATCACCGAAATCGACCCGATCTGCGCCCTGCAGGCCAGCATGGACGGCTTCCGGGTCGTCAAGCTGAATGAGGTGATCCGCAACGTGGACATTGTGGTGACGGCGACGGGCAACAAGAACGTGGTGGTGCGCGAGCACATGGACAAGATGAAGAGCGGCTGCATCGTGTGCAACATGGGCCACTCCAACACCGAGATCGATGTGAACGGCCTGCGCACCCCGGACCTGACCTGGGAGAAGGTGCGCTCCCAGGTGGACCACATCATTTGGCCGGAGGGCAAGTACATTATCCTACTGGCCGAGGGCAGGCTGGTCAATCTCAGCTGCTCCAGCATCCCCTCGTTCGCCGTCTCCATTACTTCGGCCACCCAGGCTCTGGCGCTGATCGAGCTCTTCAATGCCCCGCCCGGCCGCTACAAGTCCGACGTCTACTTGCTGCCCAAGAAGATGGACGAGTATGTGGCCAGCCTGCATCTGCCCACCTTCGACGCCCACCTGACGGAGCTGAGCGACGAGCAGGCCAAGTACATGGGCCTCAACAAGGCCGGTCCTTTCAAGCCCAACTACTATCGCTACTAG
- the LOC6493112 gene encoding uncharacterized protein LOC6493112, producing the protein MVLLHILSVLCLFFSINEAKSIKKSHANLLEPTFGLDDWQGKWFPYAPGEPHIPKNVQRVQPTTDEPTTPSFKDDWKGKWFPYGPGEPHIIKMTPEQRTEVTESSTTESPTTEDSKGKWQGKWFPQGPNEPHKSHPKDNIPCDDGKSNLAVDFDPNDIRDSLNYLCISSNRRLFEPNLTREAILTEHFVPSAYVPPAKCLNETIDYTHLPATNGAYRPLPAEYGAYSYLPPQRYLRNLAEGAIVMLYHPCAFPGQVEQLQHIVAGCLYRHLISPSLSLRPDRPLALLAWSWSLEMSVVDKHLVSDFIQKHAKKGPLAVEELSRVVDKREKYKEGLLTEARLVTTADDYELCGYLQEEM; encoded by the exons atggttcttttgcatattttgtcCGTCCTGTGTCTTTTTTTCTCCATCAATGAGGCGAAATCAATCAAGAAGTCCCATGCCAATCTTCTGGAGCCCACTTTTGGTTTGGATGACTGGCAAGGGAAGTGGTTTCCCTACGCTCCCGGAGAGCCGCACATTCCGAAAAATGTGCAACGTGTGCAGCCAACAACAGATGAACCAACTACTCCGTCATTCAAAGATGACTGGAAGGGCAAGTGGTTTCCCTACGGACCCGGGGAACCCCACATAATAAAGATGACGCCAGAGCAGAGGACGGAGGTGACGGAATCAAGTACCACAGAGTCACCGACTACAGAGGATTCTAAAGGAAAATGGCAGGGAAAGTGGTTTCCCCAAGGACCCAATGAGCCACACAAGTCGCATCCAAAGGACAACATACCCTGTGACGATGGAAAA AGCAACTTGGCTGTGGATTTCGATCCAAACGACATCCGAGACAGCCTCAACTATCTGTGTATCAGTAGCAATCGCCGGTTGTTTGAGCCGAACCTTACCAGGGAAGCCATTCTGACAGAACACTTTGTGCCCAGCGCCTATGTTCCTCCTGCCAAGTGCCTCAATGAGACCATCGACTACACCCACCTTCCTGCTACCAA TGGTGCCTATCGCCCTTTGCCGGCGGAGTATGGTGCCTACAGCTACTTGCCTCCTCAACGGTATCTGCGCAACCTGGCTGAAGGTGCCATTGTGATGCTCTACCATCCCTGTGCCTTCCCTGGTCAAGTGGAGCAACTGCAGCACATCGTTGCCGGCTGCCTGTATCGGCATCTCATCTCTCCATCTTTGAGTCTCAGGCCCGATAGGCCACTTGCCTTGTTGGCCTGGAGCTGGAGCCTAGAGATGTCCGTGGTGGACAAGCACCTGGTGTCTGATTTCATCCAGAAGCACGCCAAGAAGGGACCACTTGCTGTGGAGGAGCTTTCTCGCGTGGTGGACAAGCGAGAGAAGTACAAGGAGGGCCTGCTGACGGAGGCCCGCTTGGTCACCACGGCGGATGACTACGAGTTGTGCGGTTATCTCCAGGAAGAGATGTAA
- the LOC6493111 gene encoding histidine triad nucleotide-binding protein 3 has protein sequence MSVDNCIFCKITSGQDANTVLEMENDEFVIFKDIKPASQHHYLAVTKEHHNSLKTLNKSHEDLVARMEEGLKQFLREKGVATDDALLGFHLPPFITVNHLHMHAIAPRSQMGFLSKLIFLPSAWFKTADNARLYLSAKEA, from the exons ATGTCCGTGGATAATTGTATATTTTGCAAAATAACCAGTGGCCAGGATGCAAACACTGTCCTGGAAATGGAAAACGACGAGTTTGTGATATTCAAGGATATAAAGCCTGCTTCCCAGCATCACTATCTGGCCGTAACCAAGGAGCACCATAATAGCCTCAAGACCCTCAATAAATCTCACGAAGATCTAG TTGCCAGAATGGAGGAGGGCTTAAAGCAGTTCCTCAGGGAAAAAGGAGTGGCCACAGACGACGCCCTGCTCGGCTTCCATCTGCCACCATTTATAACGGTAAACCATCTCCACATGCATGCCATTGCCCCGCGCTCCCAAATGGGGTTCCTATCCAAGCTAATATTCTTGCCATCGGCCTGGTTTAAGACA GCCGACAACGCTCGTTTATATCTTTCCGCAAAAGAGGCATAG